From a region of the Gossypium raimondii isolate GPD5lz chromosome 10, ASM2569854v1, whole genome shotgun sequence genome:
- the LOC105777714 gene encoding uncharacterized protein LOC105777714, translated as MTAQVSSSLVRVLSGHMEEQHAGKSDILITKDLLGNLSNAKPTTPKAIDLEFKGGRVEAQKCSSSSSSSPSASASSPKSPLSAKGSASPDGKSFKTPLSNFLQDSKLQDLNFPPINLFDEMTTTSLDLKLQSCSTPSPYQSVCTLDKVKHALERAEKGGNMKKRSSSPPPPPSSPPATSSSSTPRMFAAACPGCLLYVIASNTNPRCPRCNSFVPSSLPMKKPRIDLNASF; from the exons ATGACAGCACAAGTGAGCAGTTCATTGGTAAGGGTATTGAGTGGTCACATGGAAGAGCAGCATGCTGGGAAGTCTGATATCTTGATTACAAAAGATTTGCTGGGAAATTTGTCAAATGCTAAACCAACAACACCCAAAGCTATAGATCTTGAATTTAAG GGTGGGAGAGTAGAGGCACAAAAGTGCagctcatcatcatcatcatcaccatcagcATCGGCGTCATCACCAAAGTCACCATTATCAGCAAAAGGATCGGCTTCTCCAGATGGGAAATCGTTCAAGACTCCATTGTCGAATTTCCTACAAGATTCCAAGCTCCAAGACTTGAACTTCCCACCAATCAACCTGTTTGATGAAATGACAACAACTTCCCTCGATTTAAAGCTCCAGTCTTGTTCAACCCCAAGCCCTTACCAAAGTGTTTGTACCCTCGACAAGGTTAAACACGCCCTGGAAAGAGCCGAAAAAGGAGGAAACATGAAGAAACGTTCATCGTCACCACCACCGCCACCGTCATCGCCGCCTGCAACGTCGTCTTCATCAACACCAAGAATGTTTGCAGCTGCATGCCCTGGTTGCTTATTATATGTCATAGCTTCAAATACAAATCCCAGGTGCCCTCGCTGCAATTCTTTTGTTCCATCTTCCCTGCCTATGAAGAAGCCTAGGATTGACCTCAAtgcatcattttaa